The genomic DNA TACCCGCACACGAAGATCCCGAGCGAAGAGCGGAGGTGGACGAGAAGCTCGCCTGGTTGCTGCTCGACGACCCGTTCGAGTTGGGAGTGGAAGTGCTCTCCGTCCACGGGTCGAGGAGCGAGCGGGTCACCCAGGTCCTCGAGCGCGTTGGGCGAGGAGCGCGCCGTCGATGAGCCTCTGGCACCGGAGGAGGCGATCCCCCGGTGACAGTGGCCGGCTCAGACGCGGACGGAGTGGACGAGCGGCAGTTCGCGCACGCGGGTACCCGTGAGCGCGAAGACGGCGTTGGCGAGCGCGGGGGCGACGGGCGGTACGCCGGGCTCGCCGACCCCACAGGGCGGGCCCTCGCTGGGAACCACCTCGACGTGGATGCGGCGGGGCACCTCGGCCAGACGCGCCAGGCGGTAGTCGCGGAAGTTGCCCTGCTCGGTGGCGCCGCCCTTCATGGTGATGGCGCCATAGAGGCCCAGGCTCAGGCCGAACACCACGGCGCCCTCCATCTGCGCGCGCACCCGCTCATGGTTGATGATGGTGCCCGCGTCCGCGACGATCCACGCCTCGTCCACGCGGATGCGCTCGTCCGCGTCCTTCACCACCGACACCACCACCGCCACGTAGGCGAGGAAGCTGCGGTGCGCGGCGAGTCCCAGGGCTCGGCCCTCCTGCTTTCGGGTGTCCCAGCGGGACAGGGCCGTCACGCGCTCGATGACGTGGTGCATGCGCGCGGTGTCGATCGGGTGCTGCTCGAGCGGCTGGCCGTAGTTGCGCACCGTCTCCACGCCCAGCTCCTTGGGCGTCACGATGCGCGGCGGGCCGATGACCTCCAGGAGTGTGGCCTTGGGGTCCGTCCCGCGCGCATGGGCGATCTCGTCGATGAAGCTCTGCACGGCGAACGCGTGGTAGATGTTGGCCACCGAGCGCATCCAGCCGATGCGGGTGTGTGCGCGCGCCTCGCAGTTCTCCATGCGGACGTTGGGGATGGAGAGCGGCAGGTCGACGATGCCCTGGTTCAGCTCGCTGTCGCCCGCGTACGTGGCGCCCGTGAAGATGGAGCCGATGGGCGGGAAGGCGATGCGCTGATGCCAGGCCGAGAGCTTGCCCTTGTCGTCGAGCACGGCCGTGAGCCGCTGGGCGCTCGTCGAGTGGTAGTAGTCGTGGCGCACGTCGTCCTCGCGCGTCCACTGCACGCGCACGGGAGCGCCCACGGCGCGGGACACCAGGGCGGCCTCCGCCACGTAGTCCGGCTTCGACTTGCGGCCAAAGCCTCCGCCGAGCAGCGTCACGTGGACGGTGACCTGGCTCTCGTCGACGCCGAGCGCGCGGGCGACCTCGGTGCGAGCGGCCTGGGGATTCTGGGTGCAGGCCCAGACCTCGCACCTGTTGCCCTCGAAGCGAGCCACCGCCGCGGGGGGCTCCATGGGGGCATGGGCCAGGTGGGGCGAGTGGTAGTCAGCCGTGAGGCGGCGCTGAGCGGTGGCGAGCACCGTATGGGTGTCACCCGCCTCGCGCACGACCTTGCCCTCGGTGTCGAGGACGCGCGTGAGCTCCTGCTTATACGCCTCCGAGTCGTAGACGGCGTTGTCGCCATGCTCCCAGGTGATGTCGAGCGCCGCGCTGCCCTTCATCGCGGCCCAGGTGTTCGTCGCCACGACGGCGATGCCCCCGAGCGGCTGGAAGGCGAAGGGCAGCTTGGGCGCGGGCAGCTCCACCACGTGTTTGACGCCCGGCACGGCGAGCGCGCGCGTCGCGTCGTGGCGCGCGACCCTGCCTCCGGCGACGGGCGGACGCTGGATGATGGCGGTGAGCATGCCGGGCAGCACGATGTCCGCGCCGAACTGGGCTCGCCCGGTGACGATGTCCGGCCCGTCCAGCAGCGGCAGCTCCTTGCCCAGGTGGCGCAGCTCGGAGCGGGGCCTCAGCGTGACGTTCTTGCGCTCGGGGACCTTCAGCTTCGCGGCGTCATTGGCCAGCTCTCCGAAGCCGAGCGTGCGCTGGCTGCCCTTGTGGAACACGGCGTGGTCGCGCGCCTCGCACGTGCTCGCGGGCACGCCCCAGCGCCTGGCCGCCACGGCGACGAGCATGGTGCGCGCGGTGGCGCCCACGTACCGCAGCTCGTCGAAGATCTTGCGCACGCTGCTCGAGCCGTCCGTGTTCTGGTCGCCGTAGGCCTTGTCGCCATCGCCCTGGACGATCTTCACCCGGGCCATGTCGGCGCCGAGCTCGTCCGCGATGAGCACGGGCAGGGAGCTGCGCACGCCCTGGCCCATCTCCGAGCGGTGGTTCACCATCGTCACGAGCCCATCCGGCGCGATGTGCACGTAGACGTTGGGCCGGAAGCCCTTGTCGGGCAGGGGCGGGAAGGCCGTGGGCATGGCGGCGCTCGCGCTCGTGGGCGTCAGCTCGAGCGCGAGGCCCGCGGCGACCAGTCCGAGTCCTTCCAGGAAGGATCGGCGCGACAGGCGGATGGGGTTCTCCTCGACGGGGGTCGTCTCACTCACAGGGCACCCCCGCGGCCTTCTTGATGGCGCAGCGGATGCGCGTGTAGGTGCCGCAGCGGCAGAGGTTGCCACTCATCGATTGGTCGATCTCCGTGTCGCTGGGCTGGGGCTTCTTCGCGAGCAGGGCCGCGGCGGTCATGATCTGCCCGGCCTGGCAGAAGCCGCACTGGGGCACGGCGAGCTCCACCCAGGCCTTCTGCAGGGGGTGGGAGCCGTCGGGGGAAAGCCCCTCGATCGTGGTGACGTTTCGGCCCTCGGCGCGGCTCACGGGGGTGACGCACGCGCGCACGGCTTCCCCGTCGAGGTGCACGACGCACGCGCCGCACAGCGCCTGGCCGCAGCCGTACTTGGTGCCCGTCAAGCCGAGCACATCGCGGATGGCCCAGAGCAGCGGCATCTCCGGGTCGACGTCGAGCTCGCGCTCGGTTCCGTTCAACTTCAAATGGATGCTCATGGCCGTGCCTCCTCGGTCGGGCACTCGGCGCCGTCCTGTACCCAGGCGGCGATCAGTGCTCCGAATTGTTCTTGCGTGCCGGGCGCGGGAACCCGGTCCCAACCCGGCGCCCATCCCCACGCGACGAGTTCATCATGCGCGGAGTGCTCGATGATCTGCTCCAGGCTCTTGTCTCCGTTGCGCTTGCGGTCCTTGAGTTGCTCGCACAGCGCGTGCGGTGTGAGCCCCACCCACGCCATGGAGCGCGGCGCGAGGTGCCACTTGGGTGCTCCCGGCACGCGCGCGTGCGCGAGGTTCTTGTCCTGGTGGCAGGAGGTGCACTCGAGGCCGGGCACGCCCTGGTCGGCGGCGCCCCGGAAGACGGGTGGATCATGCGGCTGTCCCAGCTCTCCCTGCGCGGGCGAGTCCCCCGCGGGGTGGCAGTTGGTGCAGCGCGGGTGGAGCATCACGCGGCTCGCTTCCAGGAAGAGGGCGCGGGAGCGTTCGGGACGCGAGGTGATGCGCGTGAACATGTCCGGGGTGCGCAACTGCTGGGCGGGCACGGGTGGCAGGAGTTCGGTGCTGGCCGGGGTGACGTTCCCTCGGCCCGCGCACGCCAGCGCGAGCACGGTGCACAACGCACCCGCTCCCGCCAGCGTGGCGGCGATTATTTCCGGGCGACGACTCATGAAGCGGACCTCTCGACTGGGTGGTGGGGGAACCCGGAGGACCGGGTCGTTCAGGGGGAGGGTGCCGCGTAGGATAACGCCCTCGTGCGTCCTGGCGGAGCGCAATCGACCCACCCCTGTTCCAGGAGGATTTTTCGGACCCTGGACGCGGGCCACGGGGTGGTACTGCTGTCGTCATGATCCACGTGGAGGGGCTGACCAAGTACTACGGAGAACGGGCGGCCATCCGGGACCTCGCTTTCGACATCGGGCGGGGCGAGGTCGTCGGCTTCCTGGGACTCAATGGCGCGGGCAAGTCCACCACGCTGCGCATCCTCGGCTGCGTGTTGCTGCCCACGTCGGGGCGGGCGGTCGTCGAGGGACATGACGTGGTGGCGAATCCGCACGAGGTGCGCCAGCGCATCGGCTTCCTGCCGGACACGCCGCCGCTCTACGACGAGATGGACGTGGGCCGCTTCCTCGCCTTCGTGGCGCGACTGCGGGGCGTGTCCTCGCGGCAGGTGGCCGCCCGGGTCGCGGAGGCCGAGGAGAAGACGGGCCTGCGCGAGGTGGACTCGGCGCCTATCTCCTCGCTCAGCCATGGATACCGGCAGCGGGTGGGGGTGGCGCAGGCGCTCGTGCACCGGCCGGCGTTGCTCCTGCTCGACGAGCCCGGCAGTGGGTTGGATCCCCAGCAGATGGTGGAGATGCGCGCGCTGCTGCGCGGCCTTCGGGGCGACCACACGGTGCTCGTCTCCAGCCACCTGCTGCCGGAGATCAGCCAGACGTGTGACCGGCTCTTGATCATCAAGGACGGGGAACTCGCGGCGCAGGGGACCGAGGAGGAACTGGCCCGGCGGTGGGGCGGGAGCGGCTTCATCGAGGTGGAGGTGCGGGGTGCTCGCGAACGGGCGGTGGGGGTCCTCGAGGCCTGGGGCCGGGTGCGGGTGCTGGCCGAGGCGCACGGCGTGGTGACGCTCCAGGTGGAGGCGTCGGCGGAGCGGCGGCCCCAGGTGGCGCGGGCGGTGGTGGACGCGGGCCTGGAGTTGCTGCGGTTGGACCGGGGCGTGGAGAAGCTCGAATCGCTCTTCCTGCGGCTGACCCGGGGCGCGGAGGAGGCCTCGCCATGATGCGCGCCCTGCTCATCGCGCGCCGGGAACTGGGGGCCTCGCTGCGCACCTTCCAGGGCTACCTCATCATCGCCCTGGTGCTGGCGGTGGATGGGCTGCTCTTCAACGCCTACGCCCTGGGCGGCGTGAGCAAGCGCTCCTCGGAGGTGGTGTCGCTCTTCTTCCTGTTCTCCAGCGGCACCACGATGGTGGCCTCGGTCTTCATCTCCATGCGGCTGCTGGCCGAGGAGCGGCAGACGGGCACGCTGTCCCTGCTGTACTCCTCGCCGGTGAAGGACCATGAGATCGTCCTGGGCAAGTTCCTCGGGGCGTTCGCCTTCCTGGCGCTGCTGACGCTGGCCACGGTGTTCATGCCGCTGCTGGTGCGGGTGCATGGCAGGCTGTCGCTGGGTCATATCGCCGCGGGCTATCTGGGGCTGCTCCTGTTGGGCGGCGCGTCGCTGGCCATTGGCACGCTGGGCTCGGCGCTCGCGCGCAATCAGGTGCTGGCCGCCGTGTTCTCCGGGTGCATGCTGGTGGCGCTGCTCACCTGCTGGTGGCTCGCGCGCATCACCGAGCAACCCCTGTCGGACGTCTTCGGTGCGCTGGCGCTGTGGAACCAGCACTTCCAACCCTTCCAGGTGGGCGTGGTGCACGTGCGGGACGTCGTCTACTACCTGCTCGTCACCTATGTGTTCCTCTTCGCCGCCACGCGGGTGCTCGAGGCACGGAGGTGGCGATGAAGCCCACGTCCTGGGTGTCCGCGGGATACGGGGTGGCGCTTGGCGCCCTCTTCCTCGGAGAGCGGGTGGCGGGAGGTGGACGGGAACGGCTCGTGCTGAGCGGAGGCGGTGGGGTGCTCCTGGGGCTCGCGCTGGGCTGGAGTCTGGCGCGGACGCGGCGGGCCTCGGGGGACTGGCGGACGCTGGAGCGCTGGCGGCTGGGGCTCTTCCTGCTGGGGGCGCTGGGGGTGGGGCTCTACTTCTTCCAGGCCGAGGGCGCTGTCCGGGTGCTGGGCGCCGGGTGGAAGCAGAAGCTGCCCCTGCTTCGGAGCGCCCTGGGCGTGCTCTTCCCCGTGGCGCTGACCCTGTCGTTGTTGCCGCTCGGGTGGGTGGAGTTGGCGGTGGGTGGTATGGCGCGAGCGCCCGTGCTGGAGCTGGGACGGGTGCGCTCGGCGTTGCGCTCGGGGCTGGGGCTGGCCTTCGCGCTCGTCTTCGCGTTCTCCTCCCAGTACGTGGCCACCCGGATGGATGTGTCGTGGGACCTGGCGTACTTCCGCACCGCCCGGCCCGGCGAGGCCACGCGAGGGCTGGTGCGCGGGCTCCAGGCGCCCGTGGAGGTGACGCTCTTCTTTCCTCCCGCCAATGACGTGCGGCAGGCGGTGGAGCAGTACCTGCGAGAGCTCTCCCGCGAGTCGCCGCTCCTCCACATCGAGGTGTTGGATCAGGCGGTGGAGCCGGGCAGGGCCCGGGAGCTGGGCGTGGGGGAGAATGGCTCCGTGGTGTTCACCCGGGACGCGCGGCACGAGCGGTTGAAGCTGCCGCTGGACCTGGGAACCGCCCGCTCCGCGTTGCAGCGGTTGGACGAGGAGGTGTTCCGGCGGTTGCGCGAGGTGTCCCGGCCTCGTCGGGTGCTGTACTTGACGGCGGGGCATGGCGAGCGGGGCTTGAGGGCCCAGGCCGCCACGGCGCTGGAGGGCGCGCGGCCCGGCCTGTCCCGGCTGGAGGATTGGTTGCGCGTGCTCAACGTGGAAGTGCGCCCGCTGGGGGTGGCGGAGGGCCTGGGGACGGACGTCCCGCGCGACGCGGCCGTGGTGGCCATGGTGGGGCCCGAGCGAGAGCCATCACCCGAGGAGCTGGCCGCGCTGCGCCGGTACGTGGAGCGGGGAGGGCGGTTGTGGCTCGCGCTGGAGCCGGACGGGCCGGGCCTCGACGCGCTGCTGGAGCCCTGGGGGTTGAGGTCCTCGCGCGTCCCGCTGGCGAACGAGCAGCGCTACCTGCGGTGGAGCCACCAGCGCGGTGATCGTGCCCACCTGGTGACGACGGGCTTTTCCACGCATGCCTCGGTGGCCACCCTGGCCTCGCTGGGCGGTGACGCGTCGGTCGTCTTCTCGGGCGCGACGGCGTTGGAGCCCCTGCCTCCCCTGCCCAGGGGCGTGTCCCTGGATGTAGCGGTGAAGGCCTCTCCGGAGACGTTCCAGGACGCCAATCGGGACTTCACGCCCGACGCGGACGAGCCCCGGCGCGCCTGGCCGCTGGTGGTGGCGTGGGAAAAGGTCCGCCCGGGCGCGGCGGCCGCCCGCATGGTGGTCATGGGTGACGCGGACGTGATGACGGACGATGCCCCGCGGGGATACGGCAACGCGTACCTGTTGGTGGACACGGTGCTCTGGTTGTTGGGCGAGGAGGAGCTGGCCGGTGTCCTGTCGAACGAGGAGGACGTGCCGGTCCAGCACACCCGGCGTCAGGACGGAGTCTGGTTCTACTCGGCTGTCTTCCTCGCGCCCGCGCTGGTGTTGGGGGTGGGGGGGCTCGTGACGAGGCGGCGGAGCAGGAGGCGCGCGCGATGAGGACCCGGAGCGTGGTGCTCCAGGGCGTGCTCGCGGCCCTCGCGCTGGCCGCCGCCTGCTTCGTGAGCCTTCGTGAGCCCGAGGGCGCTCCGGGCGAGGTGATGGTGCTGGATGCCCCGGTGCGCTCCCTGGTGCGGGTGCGCCACGAGGATGCCTCCGGTGCGGTGGAGTTGTTCCACGAGCCCTCCGAGGACGGCGCCCTCTGGTTGCGGGTGGGGACGCGGGAGCTGCGCGCCAACGGCGACGCGACACGGCTGTTCTCCCGCTTCGCGCCCTTGCGCGCCTCCCGGAGTCTGGGGGTCCTGGACGCGCGACACCTGGCCGAGCTGGGATTGAAGGACAGCGCCCGCGTGCTGCGAATCTCCCTGTCCCGGGGCGAGCATGCCTTCCGTCTGGCGGCCCCCGCGTCGGGCTGGCGCGGTCCCTACCTGTGGAGGGAGTCGGACGGGCAGGTCTTCCTCCTGAGCGCTTCGCTCCTGCCGGATCTGGAGAACGCGGCCCACCGGCTCGTGGATCGCTCGCTGCACACCTTCGGGGTGGGCGGGTACGACACCCTCTCCCTGACGATGCCGGAGGGCGCCTCGCGTGCCTTCCGGGTCGAGGCCCCCGCCGATCGCCCGGCCGGACTCGTGCCCCTGGACGCGCCCGGCGCACCGGATGAACTCGCGCGCAGGTGGCACGAGCGCATCACCCTGCTCGCTCCTGCGGCGGGAGACTTCCTCGGCCGGGGCGAGGCGCCTCCCGGCGGGCCTCCCCACGAGTCCTTCCGGGTGGAGTACGGACGGGGGGGCGCCCCCGTGGGCCACCTCATCGTCGCGAGGGGCGCGGACGGCGTCTTCTACGTGCGCACCGAGCACACCCCGGGCTGGGCCCGGCTAGCCCCGTGGGCGGACTCGCTCGTCGAGGAAGCGCGGCGGGTGGTGCTCACGCCGACGAGGCCGCGACCTTGAGCACGCGCCGGACCTCGCGCACCAGGGCATCCGGCAGGCACGGCTTGGTGACGTAGGCGTCGCAGCCCGCGTCCTGCGCCTCGCGCGAGTGCCCGTCCAGGGCATGCCCGGTGAGGGCCACCACGGGAATGGCGCGTGTGCGGTCATCTCCCTTGAGCCGACGCGTGGCCTCCCAGCCATCCATGATGGGCAGGGACAGATCCATGAGGATGACGGAGGGGCGCAGCGCGAAGGCCTGATCCACCGCCTCCTGGCCGTTACGGGCCTCGGCCACGCGGAAGCCGGAGAACTCCAGGTACTCGGCGTACATCTCCCGGGCGTCCTGGTAGTCATCGACGATGAGCACGAGGGGCGCCGGAGCGTCCGGGGCGGGGTGGGTCATGTTCGCCTCGCGCACCGGGGCAGGTAGAGGGTGAAGGTCGAGCCGCGCCCCAGGCTGCTCTCCAGACCGACGCGTCCATCGAGCATGGTGGCCAGCCGGCGGCAGATGGACAAGCCCAGCCCCGTGCCGCCGTACGCACGCGTGGGGGAGCTGTCCACTTGCTGGAAGTCGTCCCAGATCTTCTCCTGATGGACCGGATCGATGCCAATCCCGGTGTCCTTCACGGAGATGTGCAGCGTGGTCGTCGCGACTTCGTACGAGGTCTTCACCTGGATGGAGCCCTCGTGCGTGAACTTGAGCGCGTTGGACAGCAGGTTGACGACGATCTGCTTCACCTTCTGCCGGTCGCTGTGGATGGCGGGCAGGTGGGGATCCACCGTCGCGTTCACCGACAGCTTGGAGCGCACGATGATGGGATCCAGCTCCGACATGACCTCCTGGATGAGCTCGGGCAGGCGGAACTCGGACAGGTGCAGCGGCATCCGGCCCGCCTCGATGCGGGTGATGTCGAGGATCTCGTTGATGATTTCCAGGAGGTGACGCCCGTTGGAGTCGATGCGGCTGAGGCTGCGGCGCTGGGGCGCTGGCAGCTCGCCGTTGACGCCCTGCAGCAGCATGTTGGTGTAGCCGAGGATGGCGTTGAGCGGCGTGCGCAGCTCGTGGCTCATGTTGGCGAGGAACTGGGACTTGGCGGCGCTCGCCTGCTCCAACTGGATGGCCTGGCGGCGCAGGAGCTCGTTCTGCGTGGCCAGCTCCTCCGTGGCGGCGTTCACCCGGGCGGCCAGCTCGCTGGACGCGGCCTCGAGCCGCGTGAGCTGCCGCCCCTTGTACAGCCGCGTCAGGTGCGCGCCCAGGTGGGTCGCCAGCCACGTCACGTCGGGCGACAGCTCCGTGCCCCCTGGCGCGACGAGCAGCAGTCCCGGAGGCGGCGCGCCCGGCGGGGCCCGGCCGAGCGACAGGGTGAACAGTCCGCTTCGGGACGGAGGCAGCTCCGGGACGAACGGGCCTGGTGGAATCCACCGGGGCGTGGCCCATTGGAGGGCCTCCACCAGCGGGTGCCGGGACTCGTGCAGGGCGAGCACGAAGCCCTCCAGGCCCGTCATGCCCGAGGACGCCAAGGGCACGAGGCAGTGCGAGTCCGACTCGTCGGGCGCGAGACACAGCACCTGCTCGACCTGGGCGTTGCGCACGAGCCACGCCACGGCGGCCTCCACGCACGTCCTGGCTTCATCGCACCCGAGCAACAACTCAGAGAACGCGAGCCGCGCTTCGGGGCTCGGCGCGGGCAGCGGTGACGTCAGGGCGGCGATGGATGACAAGAGGCGGCGCTCCGGGGTCCTCGGGGTTTAAGGGTCGGGCTGTG from Melittangium boletus DSM 14713 includes the following:
- a CDS encoding xanthine dehydrogenase family protein molybdopterin-binding subunit, with the translated sequence MSETTPVEENPIRLSRRSFLEGLGLVAAGLALELTPTSASAAMPTAFPPLPDKGFRPNVYVHIAPDGLVTMVNHRSEMGQGVRSSLPVLIADELGADMARVKIVQGDGDKAYGDQNTDGSSSVRKIFDELRYVGATARTMLVAVAARRWGVPASTCEARDHAVFHKGSQRTLGFGELANDAAKLKVPERKNVTLRPRSELRHLGKELPLLDGPDIVTGRAQFGADIVLPGMLTAIIQRPPVAGGRVARHDATRALAVPGVKHVVELPAPKLPFAFQPLGGIAVVATNTWAAMKGSAALDITWEHGDNAVYDSEAYKQELTRVLDTEGKVVREAGDTHTVLATAQRRLTADYHSPHLAHAPMEPPAAVARFEGNRCEVWACTQNPQAARTEVARALGVDESQVTVHVTLLGGGFGRKSKPDYVAEAALVSRAVGAPVRVQWTREDDVRHDYYHSTSAQRLTAVLDDKGKLSAWHQRIAFPPIGSIFTGATYAGDSELNQGIVDLPLSIPNVRMENCEARAHTRIGWMRSVANIYHAFAVQSFIDEIAHARGTDPKATLLEVIGPPRIVTPKELGVETVRNYGQPLEQHPIDTARMHHVIERVTALSRWDTRKQEGRALGLAAHRSFLAYVAVVVSVVKDADERIRVDEAWIVADAGTIINHERVRAQMEGAVVFGLSLGLYGAITMKGGATEQGNFRDYRLARLAEVPRRIHVEVVPSEGPPCGVGEPGVPPVAPALANAVFALTGTRVRELPLVHSVRV
- a CDS encoding (2Fe-2S)-binding protein; its protein translation is MSIHLKLNGTERELDVDPEMPLLWAIRDVLGLTGTKYGCGQALCGACVVHLDGEAVRACVTPVSRAEGRNVTTIEGLSPDGSHPLQKAWVELAVPQCGFCQAGQIMTAAALLAKKPQPSDTEIDQSMSGNLCRCGTYTRIRCAIKKAAGVPCE
- a CDS encoding Isoquinoline 1-oxidoreductase subunit, with protein sequence MSRRPEIIAATLAGAGALCTVLALACAGRGNVTPASTELLPPVPAQQLRTPDMFTRITSRPERSRALFLEASRVMLHPRCTNCHPAGDSPAQGELGQPHDPPVFRGAADQGVPGLECTSCHQDKNLAHARVPGAPKWHLAPRSMAWVGLTPHALCEQLKDRKRNGDKSLEQIIEHSAHDELVAWGWAPGWDRVPAPGTQEQFGALIAAWVQDGAECPTEEARP
- a CDS encoding ABC transporter ATP-binding protein, with amino-acid sequence MIHVEGLTKYYGERAAIRDLAFDIGRGEVVGFLGLNGAGKSTTLRILGCVLLPTSGRAVVEGHDVVANPHEVRQRIGFLPDTPPLYDEMDVGRFLAFVARLRGVSSRQVAARVAEAEEKTGLREVDSAPISSLSHGYRQRVGVAQALVHRPALLLLDEPGSGLDPQQMVEMRALLRGLRGDHTVLVSSHLLPEISQTCDRLLIIKDGELAAQGTEEELARRWGGSGFIEVEVRGARERAVGVLEAWGRVRVLAEAHGVVTLQVEASAERRPQVARAVVDAGLELLRLDRGVEKLESLFLRLTRGAEEASP
- a CDS encoding ABC transporter permease yields the protein MMRALLIARRELGASLRTFQGYLIIALVLAVDGLLFNAYALGGVSKRSSEVVSLFFLFSSGTTMVASVFISMRLLAEERQTGTLSLLYSSPVKDHEIVLGKFLGAFAFLALLTLATVFMPLLVRVHGRLSLGHIAAGYLGLLLLGGASLAIGTLGSALARNQVLAAVFSGCMLVALLTCWWLARITEQPLSDVFGALALWNQHFQPFQVGVVHVRDVVYYLLVTYVFLFAATRVLEARRWR
- a CDS encoding Gldg family protein encodes the protein MKPTSWVSAGYGVALGALFLGERVAGGGRERLVLSGGGGVLLGLALGWSLARTRRASGDWRTLERWRLGLFLLGALGVGLYFFQAEGAVRVLGAGWKQKLPLLRSALGVLFPVALTLSLLPLGWVELAVGGMARAPVLELGRVRSALRSGLGLAFALVFAFSSQYVATRMDVSWDLAYFRTARPGEATRGLVRGLQAPVEVTLFFPPANDVRQAVEQYLRELSRESPLLHIEVLDQAVEPGRARELGVGENGSVVFTRDARHERLKLPLDLGTARSALQRLDEEVFRRLREVSRPRRVLYLTAGHGERGLRAQAATALEGARPGLSRLEDWLRVLNVEVRPLGVAEGLGTDVPRDAAVVAMVGPEREPSPEELAALRRYVERGGRLWLALEPDGPGLDALLEPWGLRSSRVPLANEQRYLRWSHQRGDRAHLVTTGFSTHASVATLASLGGDASVVFSGATALEPLPPLPRGVSLDVAVKASPETFQDANRDFTPDADEPRRAWPLVVAWEKVRPGAAAARMVVMGDADVMTDDAPRGYGNAYLLVDTVLWLLGEEELAGVLSNEEDVPVQHTRRQDGVWFYSAVFLAPALVLGVGGLVTRRRSRRRAR
- a CDS encoding response regulator, which translates into the protein MTHPAPDAPAPLVLIVDDYQDAREMYAEYLEFSGFRVAEARNGQEAVDQAFALRPSVILMDLSLPIMDGWEATRRLKGDDRTRAIPVVALTGHALDGHSREAQDAGCDAYVTKPCLPDALVREVRRVLKVAASSA
- a CDS encoding sensor histidine kinase, with the protein product MSSIAALTSPLPAPSPEARLAFSELLLGCDEARTCVEAAVAWLVRNAQVEQVLCLAPDESDSHCLVPLASSGMTGLEGFVLALHESRHPLVEALQWATPRWIPPGPFVPELPPSRSGLFTLSLGRAPPGAPPPGLLLVAPGGTELSPDVTWLATHLGAHLTRLYKGRQLTRLEAASSELAARVNAATEELATQNELLRRQAIQLEQASAAKSQFLANMSHELRTPLNAILGYTNMLLQGVNGELPAPQRRSLSRIDSNGRHLLEIINEILDITRIEAGRMPLHLSEFRLPELIQEVMSELDPIIVRSKLSVNATVDPHLPAIHSDRQKVKQIVVNLLSNALKFTHEGSIQVKTSYEVATTTLHISVKDTGIGIDPVHQEKIWDDFQQVDSSPTRAYGGTGLGLSICRRLATMLDGRVGLESSLGRGSTFTLYLPRCARRT